Proteins encoded in a region of the Bacillus sp. T3 genome:
- a CDS encoding DUF2238 domain-containing protein, whose translation MVKQKVVWVHIVYLFIAVIVFIWSAIKPVDFFDWMLEVSPAVIGIIVSIACYRKFRLTTLSYTIIFILAILTFIGGHYTYSRVPLFDSLKDQFDFQRNHYDRFGHFLKGLFVIVFREIILRMTSLTKGKWLFIISISFSITISAIYEIGEWVFTKIAHGGKTAKNFLGTQGDIWDAQWDMMLNFIGALIAYVLLSKLHDRLLKKLREN comes from the coding sequence ATGGTTAAACAGAAAGTAGTTTGGGTGCATATTGTATATTTGTTCATTGCTGTGATTGTGTTCATATGGTCTGCCATTAAACCAGTTGATTTCTTTGATTGGATGTTAGAGGTTAGCCCAGCTGTAATTGGGATTATTGTTTCGATTGCCTGCTATAGAAAGTTTCGGCTGACGACTCTGTCCTATACGATTATCTTCATTTTAGCCATCCTGACTTTTATTGGCGGACATTATACATATTCAAGAGTTCCATTATTCGATTCGCTAAAGGACCAATTTGATTTTCAAAGAAACCACTATGACCGGTTTGGCCATTTTTTGAAGGGCCTGTTCGTTATTGTTTTTAGGGAAATTATATTAAGAATGACCTCGCTAACAAAGGGAAAATGGCTGTTTATTATTTCGATTAGTTTTTCTATTACTATTTCTGCTATTTACGAAATTGGTGAATGGGTATTTACAAAAATCGCTCACGGCGGGAAAACAGCGAAGAATTTTCTTGGGACCCAGGGAGACATTTGGGATGCCCAATGGGACATGATGTTGAATTTTATTGGAGCACTTATAGCTTACGTTCTCCTTTCAAAGCTGCATGATAGATTGTTAAAGAAGCTCCGTGAGAACTAA
- a CDS encoding sugar-binding transcriptional regulator, which yields MYSRDEMIMVVKMYYEMKLTQKEISERLPYSRPTISRIIDAAIKEGIVDVKINYTLSSVQKLENKIKEKYSLEKVFVAPVYVHDDSLILNDVGKAAAEYLFEICTDNTILGISWGNTLTHVIPYLKAKPLNNMKIVQLNGGIARNSFSTGSAHLLEKFSEAFSSEYQLLPVPTIVDTELIATVMATDSSIKETLELGKVSNIAVFGIGNVSRDNVLYKGGFFKKNAYGDLISKKAVGDICSRYYKEDGTLADEELNKRTIGLQLEDLREKEYSIAIASGVVKAKSVIGALNGGYMNALFIDELLAAEIVKLLTGDVVTSK from the coding sequence TTGTACTCTCGAGATGAAATGATCATGGTTGTAAAGATGTACTATGAGATGAAGTTAACACAAAAAGAAATCTCTGAAAGATTACCGTATTCTCGTCCTACCATTAGTCGAATCATCGACGCTGCAATAAAAGAAGGAATCGTTGACGTTAAGATTAACTACACACTTAGCTCAGTACAAAAACTAGAAAACAAAATAAAAGAAAAATACTCCTTAGAAAAGGTTTTTGTCGCACCTGTATATGTTCACGATGATTCATTGATTTTAAACGATGTCGGCAAGGCTGCAGCAGAATATTTATTTGAGATTTGTACTGACAACACCATTCTTGGTATTTCCTGGGGTAACACATTGACCCATGTCATTCCTTATTTAAAAGCAAAGCCCTTAAACAATATGAAAATTGTCCAATTGAACGGCGGTATTGCAAGAAATTCATTTTCCACAGGTTCCGCACATCTTCTAGAGAAGTTTTCGGAAGCGTTTTCGAGTGAATATCAACTTTTGCCAGTCCCAACTATTGTTGATACTGAATTAATTGCCACTGTGATGGCAACAGATTCAAGTATTAAGGAGACGTTAGAACTTGGTAAGGTAAGTAATATTGCTGTTTTCGGAATTGGAAACGTTTCCCGAGACAATGTTTTGTATAAGGGTGGCTTCTTTAAAAAAAATGCTTATGGAGATTTAATTTCAAAAAAAGCAGTTGGAGATATTTGTTCCAGATACTACAAGGAAGATGGGACGCTTGCTGATGAAGAATTAAACAAACGTACAATTGGGCTTCAGCTAGAAGATCTTCGTGAAAAAGAGTATTCGATTGCCATTGCTTCAGGTGTAGTTAAGGCTAAAAGTGTAATCGGTGCATTGAATGGAGGATATATGAACGCGCTGTTTATCGATGAATTGCTCGCAGCAGAAATCGTTAAATTGCTTACAGGAGATGTAGTTACATCAAAATAA
- a CDS encoding galactitol-1-phosphate 5-dehydrogenase, which produces MKAVKLYEPGNLKVEQVDTPKISSEEVLIQVKAVGICGSDIPRALVKGAYYQGLTLGHEFAGEIVECGSDTDHWEVGDRVTIAPLVPCLECEYCQQGKYGLCDTYNYYGSRTDGAMAKYIKVHKNNLLKLPDTISYESGAMVDPAANAVHGLWRGNVQKGDTVVIMGLGAIGLFAVQFAREMGAKEVIAIDIFEEKLEIAKKLGADRVVNSRNIDPIEALADTKINVVLDTSGSPIAQNQAVSITGKMGRVVFLGISNQELRLSAKAVDKLLRNEIGIHGSWNSFSDPFPGKEWDYSIQLMANGKIQTDEIVSHRFQLEETPSVFEKIKNKEIIFNKILIFPKE; this is translated from the coding sequence ATGAAAGCAGTAAAGCTATATGAACCAGGAAATTTAAAGGTTGAACAGGTTGATACGCCAAAGATTAGTTCTGAGGAAGTATTAATTCAGGTGAAAGCAGTTGGGATTTGTGGTTCTGATATTCCACGTGCACTTGTAAAAGGAGCTTATTATCAAGGGCTGACGCTAGGACATGAATTTGCCGGGGAAATCGTCGAATGTGGATCGGATACAGACCATTGGGAGGTCGGTGATCGGGTTACAATAGCTCCGCTTGTACCTTGTCTGGAATGTGAATATTGCCAACAAGGAAAATATGGACTTTGCGATACTTATAATTATTATGGTTCCAGAACAGATGGTGCAATGGCCAAATACATTAAGGTACATAAAAACAATCTATTAAAACTACCAGACACGATATCCTATGAATCTGGTGCCATGGTAGACCCTGCAGCAAATGCCGTGCATGGCCTATGGAGAGGTAATGTTCAGAAGGGTGACACCGTGGTGATTATGGGGCTTGGAGCGATTGGGCTGTTTGCTGTACAATTTGCTCGCGAAATGGGCGCGAAAGAAGTCATTGCGATTGATATTTTTGAAGAAAAGCTTGAAATTGCGAAGAAATTAGGAGCAGACCGAGTCGTAAATTCAAGGAATATCGATCCAATTGAAGCGTTAGCCGATACAAAAATTAATGTCGTGTTAGATACTTCTGGCTCACCAATTGCCCAAAATCAAGCTGTTAGCATTACCGGAAAAATGGGACGCGTCGTTTTCTTAGGTATTTCCAATCAGGAACTGCGTTTATCAGCCAAAGCAGTAGATAAACTGCTTCGCAATGAAATTGGGATCCATGGTTCTTGGAATTCATTTTCTGATCCGTTCCCAGGAAAAGAGTGGGATTATTCAATTCAGTTAATGGCGAATGGCAAAATTCAAACAGATGAAATTGTCTCTCACCGATTTCAATTAGAAGAAACACCAAGTGTCTTTGAAAAAATTAAAAACAAAGAAATCATTTTTAATAAAATCCTAATTTTTCCGAAGGAGTAA
- a CDS encoding FGGY-family carbohydrate kinase: protein MTTNYLLGIDLGTQSLKVGIYNETGTLLLSESSAYRTNHTQAGLSEQNPNDWWQALKDVLAKAKEKIDLGLISGISLCATSSTVVLTDKSYQPVAPAQCWMDQRSVDEEEEINRNTNPVVEERLLFSGKKTSVEWMTTKSLWLKRHYDLSDKYILEQIDWMNYMLTGEVVASKCNATCKWNYVDHLGGFSEPFFQEIGLDGITNHWPSRVLKVGEKVGEITEHVAFELGITAGTPVFQGGIDAHIGMIGSGALENGHLSMITGTSFVHLMHHDHPIFNDSLWGPYDSPLIDGHWLLEGGQLSCGSIITWFLNEFYSGRSDFNEIFAELEKNMEDIEVGSEGLIVLDSWKGNRTPYKTPYASGAFIGLTLSHTKFHIYRAILESIAFGTKNVIETFKNSSIPVKKIIAGGGGTKNTGWMQMISNVTGLPIYIPKDEEAGTKGAAIIAAYGIGLFPSIKQASNQMVTMQKVFEPDLNKTAQYGDIFQIYLELNQLLFPIMRKIKEGKGESHEICT, encoded by the coding sequence ATGACCACCAACTATTTATTAGGAATCGATTTGGGGACCCAGTCTTTAAAGGTGGGCATTTATAACGAAACTGGAACATTACTTTTGAGTGAAAGTTCCGCATACCGAACAAACCATACCCAAGCTGGATTATCTGAGCAAAATCCAAATGATTGGTGGCAAGCTCTTAAGGATGTATTAGCAAAAGCGAAGGAAAAGATCGATTTGGGATTAATTAGTGGAATATCACTTTGTGCGACTTCCTCAACGGTTGTTTTAACGGATAAATCCTACCAACCGGTTGCACCTGCACAGTGTTGGATGGATCAAAGGTCGGTGGACGAAGAAGAGGAGATTAATCGTAATACCAATCCAGTTGTGGAAGAGCGCTTGCTTTTTTCGGGAAAAAAGACCTCTGTTGAATGGATGACCACGAAGTCACTCTGGCTCAAGCGTCATTATGATTTGTCCGACAAATATATTCTCGAGCAAATTGATTGGATGAACTACATGTTGACTGGAGAAGTGGTTGCCTCTAAATGCAATGCGACCTGCAAATGGAATTACGTTGACCATCTTGGCGGTTTTTCTGAGCCATTTTTCCAAGAAATCGGTTTAGACGGTATTACTAATCATTGGCCAAGCCGAGTTCTAAAGGTTGGCGAAAAGGTGGGAGAAATTACAGAACATGTCGCTTTTGAACTTGGAATAACAGCGGGTACACCCGTATTTCAAGGCGGAATTGACGCCCATATCGGAATGATTGGGTCTGGTGCTTTAGAGAATGGGCACTTAAGCATGATTACTGGAACAAGCTTTGTTCACTTAATGCACCACGATCATCCTATTTTCAATGATTCTTTGTGGGGGCCGTATGATTCTCCGTTGATTGATGGTCATTGGTTGCTTGAAGGGGGCCAATTATCATGCGGGTCGATTATTACGTGGTTTCTCAATGAATTTTATTCTGGACGTTCAGATTTTAATGAAATATTTGCAGAGCTAGAAAAAAATATGGAAGACATCGAGGTGGGAAGTGAAGGATTGATTGTCCTAGACAGTTGGAAAGGAAATCGGACACCCTATAAAACGCCTTATGCATCTGGAGCATTTATCGGACTTACGCTTTCGCACACAAAATTTCATATCTATCGTGCGATATTAGAGTCAATCGCATTTGGGACAAAAAACGTAATTGAGACGTTTAAAAATTCCTCCATCCCAGTTAAAAAAATTATTGCTGGGGGAGGTGGAACGAAAAACACTGGTTGGATGCAGATGATAAGTAATGTGACAGGACTTCCTATTTATATACCAAAAGATGAGGAAGCCGGCACAAAAGGGGCTGCCATTATTGCTGCGTATGGAATTGGATTATTTCCTTCTATTAAACAAGCATCCAATCAAATGGTCACGATGCAAAAAGTATTTGAACCCGATCTGAATAAAACGGCTCAGTATGGGGATATTTTCCAAATCTATCTAGAGTTAAATCAACTTCTATTTCCAATCATGAGAAAAATAAAAGAAGGAAAGGGGGAAAGTCATGAAATATGTACTTGA
- a CDS encoding sugar ABC transporter ATP-binding protein codes for MKYVLEMKDISKSFPGVKALQNVNFSVKPGEVHCLIGANGAGKSTLMKILSGVYTMDEGQILLNGTVVKLTSPSESKAQGVATIYQELSLVEDLSIAENIFLGDYLKPKGGFITWSKVNSRAKEFFALLGLTLSPNLLVRDLSMGLKQMTEIAKAIASDCKIIVMDEPSTALSGDEVNKLFDVVRLLKKQGYTIIYISHKLDELYAIGDRVTVLRNGEWIITEEIKDVSQPELIQHITGRRIERQSKDQIFEQKEEYLKIHKFSNNKLKGVSFSVGKGETLGLYGLVGSGRTELLRAIYGADKIVDGQLFIDGKKKKIISPEKAVDEGMGFVPENRKTEGVILDLSIQENAFLPSLNRYSKNRFIQNKKIKESMLEAIKKLSIKAPSPDTEIRNLSGGNQQKVIISKWLINQSKLLLFDEPTQGIDIGAKDEIYKIMKELASQGTSIIVASSEIDELLAICDRVLVMFEGKVIKEYSSPTNYKSEILNAAVSGS; via the coding sequence ATGAAATATGTACTTGAAATGAAAGACATTTCAAAGTCATTCCCAGGTGTTAAAGCATTGCAGAATGTAAATTTTTCTGTTAAGCCAGGTGAAGTCCACTGCTTAATTGGTGCTAACGGCGCAGGAAAATCCACGTTAATGAAAATTTTATCCGGTGTCTATACAATGGACGAAGGACAAATTCTATTAAATGGAACAGTAGTGAAATTAACTTCACCATCTGAAAGTAAAGCACAGGGTGTTGCGACCATCTATCAAGAGCTTTCCCTTGTTGAAGACTTAAGTATTGCTGAAAATATTTTTCTTGGAGATTATTTAAAGCCAAAAGGCGGCTTTATTACTTGGAGCAAAGTAAATAGTAGAGCGAAAGAATTTTTTGCCTTACTTGGACTCACTCTCTCTCCTAACCTATTAGTGAGAGATTTGAGTATGGGCTTAAAGCAAATGACTGAAATCGCGAAGGCAATTGCTTCTGATTGTAAAATTATTGTAATGGATGAACCATCCACAGCCCTATCAGGTGATGAGGTAAATAAACTATTTGATGTTGTGAGATTGCTAAAAAAACAGGGCTACACCATCATTTATATTTCACATAAATTAGATGAATTATATGCTATTGGCGATCGCGTAACCGTTCTTCGAAATGGTGAGTGGATAATCACCGAGGAGATTAAGGATGTCAGCCAGCCAGAGCTCATCCAGCATATTACCGGGAGAAGAATCGAAAGGCAGAGTAAAGATCAAATTTTTGAACAGAAAGAGGAGTACTTAAAAATCCATAAATTCTCAAACAACAAGTTGAAAGGGGTTTCATTTTCAGTTGGAAAGGGAGAAACCCTAGGGCTATATGGGCTAGTTGGATCTGGAAGAACAGAGCTGCTCCGGGCGATATATGGGGCAGACAAAATTGTCGATGGTCAGCTTTTCATAGACGGAAAGAAAAAGAAGATCATCTCACCTGAAAAAGCAGTAGATGAAGGAATGGGATTCGTTCCGGAAAATCGAAAAACTGAGGGAGTTATATTAGATTTATCAATTCAAGAAAATGCTTTTCTGCCATCGTTAAATCGTTATTCGAAAAACAGGTTCATCCAAAACAAGAAAATAAAAGAGTCGATGCTAGAGGCGATTAAGAAATTAAGTATAAAGGCCCCTAGTCCAGACACTGAAATTCGTAATCTTAGTGGAGGAAATCAACAAAAAGTTATTATTTCAAAATGGCTAATAAACCAATCAAAATTATTATTATTTGATGAACCAACCCAAGGGATCGACATCGGGGCAAAAGATGAAATCTATAAAATAATGAAAGAGTTAGCTTCTCAAGGAACCAGTATCATCGTGGCTTCCTCTGAAATTGATGAGTTGTTAGCTATTTGCGATCGAGTGCTCGTGATGTTTGAAGGAAAGGTGATCAAAGAATATTCATCCCCCACTAATTATAAAAGTGAGATTTTGAACGCGGCTGTATCGGGTTCTTAA
- a CDS encoding ABC transporter permease: protein MITNTQSIEVEVSKQRNFNILDFIKKYNLFFIFVGFLLIGSILSDKFLTTQNILNVFQQSAFVGIVAIGMTFVILVAGIDLSVGAVLALSGMLVSIMLTKGLNPGLAILLTILAGAIMGFISGFISTKFKVPAFIATLAMMVSARGFALLTTDGEPIYDLPPVFTALGDSVMGNIPVPAIIWIVFTIIAIIVLKFTTFGRKFYAVGGNAESARLSGISVEKYITFTFIISGTLAAAAGVLMSAWLTVGQPTAGNGLELDAIAAVVIGGTSLAGEKVVLAELSLGF, encoded by the coding sequence ATGATTACGAATACACAATCAATAGAAGTAGAAGTATCGAAACAAAGAAATTTTAATATTTTAGATTTTATCAAAAAGTACAATCTATTCTTTATTTTTGTTGGGTTTCTCTTAATTGGAAGTATACTCTCTGATAAATTCCTAACGACACAAAATATACTAAACGTGTTTCAACAATCAGCATTCGTAGGAATTGTCGCGATCGGTATGACGTTTGTTATCCTGGTGGCTGGTATTGATCTTTCTGTTGGTGCAGTCCTTGCGCTTTCAGGAATGCTTGTTTCGATTATGCTCACAAAGGGGTTGAACCCAGGCCTAGCGATTTTGCTTACTATTTTGGCTGGGGCTATCATGGGCTTCATTAGTGGGTTCATCTCCACGAAATTTAAGGTACCTGCGTTTATCGCGACACTTGCTATGATGGTGAGTGCGCGAGGTTTTGCACTACTAACAACCGATGGAGAGCCAATCTATGATTTGCCACCTGTTTTTACCGCACTAGGAGATAGTGTGATGGGAAATATACCTGTCCCGGCAATTATCTGGATTGTGTTTACCATTATCGCCATTATCGTATTAAAATTCACGACATTTGGTCGGAAATTTTACGCAGTAGGTGGGAATGCGGAGTCCGCGCGTTTATCAGGTATTTCAGTGGAAAAGTATATTACGTTCACATTTATTATCTCTGGTACGCTGGCTGCGGCAGCTGGGGTGCTCATGTCAGCCTGGCTAACAGTAGGGCAGCCCACAGCAGGTAATGGGCTCGAATTAGATGCCATCGCAGCAGTCGTCATTGGTGGCACAAGTTTAGCCGGGGAAAAGGTAGTATTGGCGGAACTTTCATTGGGGTTTTAA
- a CDS encoding substrate-binding domain-containing protein, whose protein sequence is MRKNIKFLAILMVLVLVLTACSSKSSTSDGEKSKEKEDKLVIGFSQVTLESPFYTSLVDGAKQEAEKQGVELIVVDAQNDIEKQNADVQSLITKGIDVLLINPVNPSAVSPALKAAERANIPVITIDRNTKEEVLSYIGRDNTAMGREAGKKAVELLGGTGKAKGKIIEIQGDAGGTVMQARHGGFHEIVGKESGIEVVEGPYSNYIRAEAVAAMQDLLQAHPDVNLVYAHNDDMALGAMQVLEKAGKLENVQIIGIDGLMEAVKQIKGGKYKATVINDPISLGTLAIETAVKAGNGEDVEKYVDGGTGLIDESNVDKYLDDTKKFAEIK, encoded by the coding sequence ATGAGAAAAAATATCAAATTTTTAGCGATTCTAATGGTTTTAGTTCTGGTCCTAACAGCTTGTAGCAGCAAGAGCAGCACGAGCGATGGAGAGAAGAGTAAAGAAAAAGAAGACAAACTAGTCATTGGTTTTTCCCAGGTAACACTTGAATCTCCATTTTACACATCATTAGTGGACGGTGCCAAACAAGAAGCTGAAAAGCAAGGCGTGGAACTGATCGTTGTCGATGCACAAAATGATATTGAAAAGCAGAATGCAGATGTGCAGTCGTTGATCACTAAAGGTATTGATGTTTTACTCATTAACCCAGTAAATCCATCTGCGGTTTCACCAGCATTAAAGGCAGCAGAACGTGCTAACATTCCTGTTATTACCATTGACCGAAATACAAAGGAAGAAGTCTTATCTTATATTGGTCGAGACAACACAGCAATGGGTAGAGAAGCTGGAAAAAAGGCAGTTGAATTACTTGGTGGTACGGGGAAAGCAAAAGGGAAAATTATTGAAATCCAAGGTGATGCCGGTGGAACCGTTATGCAAGCTCGTCACGGTGGTTTCCATGAGATTGTAGGCAAGGAATCTGGGATTGAAGTGGTCGAAGGACCATATAGTAACTATATTCGTGCCGAAGCAGTAGCGGCCATGCAAGATTTATTGCAAGCTCATCCAGATGTAAATCTAGTCTATGCACATAATGATGATATGGCTCTTGGTGCCATGCAAGTGCTTGAAAAAGCAGGCAAGCTAGAAAACGTACAGATTATAGGGATTGATGGATTAATGGAAGCAGTCAAACAAATCAAAGGTGGGAAATATAAAGCAACGGTTATCAATGATCCTATTTCATTGGGAACATTAGCTATTGAAACAGCTGTTAAAGCAGGTAATGGCGAAGATGTAGAAAAGTATGTTGACGGTGGAACTGGACTAATCGATGAGAGCAATGTCGATAAATATTTAGACGATACGAAAAAGTTTGCAGAAATTAAATAA
- a CDS encoding thiamine pyrophosphate-binding protein codes for MIDVKEKTGSGLLVESLIKNGVRDIFGCQSDRFMSFPQIISDYSDAKYIQLKHEQAAVHAADGYARATGKPGVVLLSTASGVTNGVTRNCNCL; via the coding sequence TTGATTGATGTTAAAGAGAAGACGGGTTCAGGATTGCTAGTAGAATCATTGATTAAGAATGGAGTTAGGGATATTTTTGGGTGTCAAAGTGATAGATTTATGTCATTCCCTCAAATTATTTCAGATTATTCAGATGCAAAATACATACAATTAAAACATGAGCAGGCTGCAGTTCATGCAGCTGACGGTTACGCAAGAGCAACTGGGAAGCCTGGAGTGGTCCTTCTAAGTACGGCTTCAGGTGTGACGAATGGTGTGACCAGGAATTGCAACTGCTTATAG
- a CDS encoding thiamine pyrophosphate-dependent enzyme, with product MVSSLMGLGAMRAADRNHLGMLGMHGTFASNKAVHQSDLLVSIGVRFSDRVTGKISGFSPKSKKIHVDIDPAEINKIIQVDLPIVSDANDFLQFVKENLDFEQTQSNIKEWAGVTSTMKRIVPRFDKSNSILRPQTVIRMLDEFSGEDTVVVTDVGQHQIWTANHYHFTKPRTLVTSGGLGTMGYGLPAAIGAMVGSPMKEVVCVSGDGSFQMNLQELITAVHYKLPIKIAIMNNGYLGMVRQWQEMFYDRRYSSVKMTSPDFVKLACAYGVEGYRANTEDEAREVIMKAFLHDGPALMEFNVIEEENVYPIVPPNHSNDQLILSK from the coding sequence GTGGTCAGTTCATTAATGGGGCTTGGGGCGATGCGGGCAGCTGATCGTAATCACTTAGGAATGCTAGGAATGCATGGAACCTTTGCTTCAAACAAGGCAGTCCATCAAAGTGATCTATTGGTATCAATTGGAGTTCGGTTCAGCGATCGAGTAACTGGAAAAATCAGTGGTTTTTCACCAAAATCGAAAAAAATCCATGTGGATATTGATCCTGCTGAAATTAACAAAATCATACAGGTTGATTTGCCAATTGTTAGTGATGCGAATGATTTCCTTCAGTTTGTAAAAGAAAATCTTGATTTTGAACAGACCCAGTCAAACATCAAGGAATGGGCCGGGGTGACTTCGACGATGAAACGGATAGTCCCTCGTTTTGATAAATCCAATAGTATTTTGAGACCGCAAACGGTTATCCGGATGCTCGATGAATTTTCAGGTGAAGACACGGTTGTGGTTACTGATGTGGGACAGCATCAAATTTGGACCGCTAACCATTATCATTTTACAAAACCAAGAACGCTTGTGACATCTGGTGGATTAGGGACGATGGGTTATGGGCTGCCGGCAGCGATTGGAGCGATGGTTGGCAGTCCGATGAAGGAGGTTGTTTGTGTTTCTGGGGATGGAAGCTTTCAAATGAATCTCCAGGAATTGATTACGGCTGTTCATTATAAGCTTCCAATAAAAATCGCAATTATGAACAACGGGTATTTGGGCATGGTGCGCCAATGGCAGGAAATGTTCTATGATCGTCGTTATTCTTCAGTAAAAATGACCTCGCCAGATTTTGTTAAACTTGCTTGTGCCTATGGGGTTGAAGGCTATCGCGCTAATACAGAGGATGAAGCAAGGGAAGTTATCATGAAAGCCTTTCTTCACGACGGCCCAGCATTAATGGAGTTCAATGTAATCGAAGAGGAAAACGTCTACCCAATCGTCCCACCAAATCACAGCAACGACCAGCTTATTTTGTCAAAGTAA
- a CDS encoding methyl-accepting chemotaxis protein, with translation MKEISNVIEHASNVISGLGRSSEEIGSIIQVIDEIAEQTNLLALNAAIEAARAGEHGKGFAVVADEVRKLAERSAKATKEIAILIKGIQAETAVAITSINDGAHKVKIGNELADKTNEAIKKITEGIANVTEEMNYIAKATEEQTKNSEFIIKAVENVTSQALEMTHSTKQQSIAAEEIVKGIINTKDQMHQISLATGEQAQGSMAIVNAVENVTSHSNTVSYAATEQALTAQEIVKNINLIKEMVHQMTIATKEQSSYGQDIAFEVEKVRKQTKDLEASIEIQTKEAEEVAQAIEGVHTQMEKLK, from the coding sequence ATGAAGGAAATTTCGAATGTAATTGAACATGCTAGTAATGTAATTTCTGGATTGGGACGAAGCTCAGAGGAAATTGGCAGCATCATTCAAGTTATAGATGAAATTGCCGAACAAACCAATCTTTTGGCCTTAAATGCTGCAATTGAAGCGGCACGTGCCGGGGAACATGGCAAAGGGTTTGCAGTTGTTGCTGATGAAGTACGGAAATTAGCAGAGCGTTCAGCGAAGGCTACGAAAGAAATCGCCATCCTAATCAAAGGCATACAAGCTGAAACTGCAGTGGCAATCACCTCAATCAATGATGGTGCACATAAGGTGAAAATAGGAAATGAGCTTGCGGATAAAACAAATGAAGCAATCAAGAAAATTACAGAAGGAATCGCCAATGTAACGGAGGAAATGAATTATATTGCAAAAGCAACTGAGGAGCAAACGAAAAATAGTGAATTCATCATCAAAGCGGTTGAAAATGTTACGTCACAAGCGCTAGAAATGACTCATTCAACTAAACAACAATCGATTGCAGCGGAAGAAATTGTGAAGGGAATCATTAATACAAAGGACCAGATGCATCAAATCTCGCTAGCGACGGGTGAACAAGCTCAGGGAAGCATGGCCATCGTCAACGCAGTCGAAAATGTAACCTCACATTCGAATACAGTAAGCTACGCAGCGACCGAACAGGCTCTAACTGCTCAGGAAATCGTAAAAAATATTAATCTAATTAAAGAAATGGTTCATCAAATGACAATTGCAACTAAAGAACAATCTTCATATGGACAAGATATTGCATTCGAGGTCGAAAAAGTCCGCAAACAAACAAAAGATCTCGAGGCCAGCATCGAAATCCAAACAAAAGAAGCGGAAGAAGTCGCTCAAGCCATCGAAGGCGTCCACACTCAAATGGAAAAGCTAAAATAG
- a CDS encoding BC1872 family protein, translated as MNKTDSIARRILGWKLNRWDRWYDYEKGEFIHETEFQPEESLDHAMIIVDKLREFGFTFKTHGYSDVSFNDIHATGETLPQAITNAAYSIIEQHSMTVSNRLWQKLC; from the coding sequence ATGAACAAAACAGATTCAATTGCTCGTAGAATTCTAGGTTGGAAGTTAAACAGATGGGATCGTTGGTATGATTATGAGAAAGGCGAGTTTATTCATGAAACCGAATTCCAGCCTGAGGAAAGCCTAGATCACGCCATGATCATTGTTGATAAATTAAGAGAATTTGGCTTTACCTTTAAAACACACGGATATTCAGATGTATCCTTTAACGATATTCACGCTACTGGTGAAACATTACCTCAAGCCATCACCAATGCAGCGTACTCCATCATCGAACAACACTCGATGACAGTTAGCAACAGACTTTGGCAAAAATTGTGCTAA